A stretch of Desulfuromonadales bacterium DNA encodes these proteins:
- the glp gene encoding gephyrin-like molybdotransferase Glp: MSQGFLKTLSRPEFQALLQTFSCTGTEIVPFHRARNRVLAEDLLSPEDLPTGRRSSMDGYALQAADTFGAGESSPAYLDCSRTLEVNEFPDFALVPGQCAWIPTGGFLPAGADSVVMVEYTQEIGAGTIEVRQSVAPGENVMERGEDAAAGQLVLTAGSRLRTQEVGLLAALGLAEVRVHRRPRVAVLSTGDELVPVEGTPAPGRIRDVNSHTVACLVEGAGGEVLPRGIVGDDLERLAQALQVALEQSDVVFLSGGSSKGTRDHTIAALEALAGAEILCHGVRISPGKPTILARVGEKAVVGLPGQVGSAQVVMTVLGQPFLRHLAGDREAFAERLRPLHRARLARNLESRQGREDFVRVRLEPAAGGLPLAQPVLGKSGLLRTLLQSDGLLVIPADVEGFREGQEVDVWIL, from the coding sequence TTTTCCTGCACCGGGACGGAAATCGTACCCTTTCACCGGGCCCGCAACCGGGTGCTGGCCGAGGACCTGCTCTCCCCGGAAGACCTGCCGACCGGCCGTCGCTCCTCGATGGATGGCTACGCACTGCAGGCCGCCGACACCTTCGGCGCCGGCGAGAGCAGCCCCGCCTACCTCGACTGCAGCCGCACGCTGGAGGTCAACGAGTTTCCCGACTTCGCCCTGGTGCCGGGCCAATGCGCCTGGATCCCCACCGGAGGTTTTCTGCCGGCGGGGGCCGACAGCGTGGTGATGGTGGAATACACCCAGGAGATCGGCGCCGGTACCATCGAGGTCCGGCAGAGCGTGGCACCGGGGGAAAACGTCATGGAGCGGGGCGAAGACGCCGCCGCGGGCCAACTGGTTCTGACCGCCGGCAGCCGTCTGCGCACCCAGGAGGTGGGACTGCTGGCCGCCCTCGGCCTGGCCGAGGTGAGGGTGCACCGGCGCCCCCGGGTCGCCGTCCTCTCCACCGGCGACGAGTTGGTGCCGGTCGAGGGAACGCCCGCGCCGGGCCGCATCCGCGACGTCAACTCTCACACCGTCGCCTGCCTCGTCGAAGGGGCCGGGGGCGAAGTGCTCCCCCGCGGCATCGTCGGCGACGACCTGGAGCGACTGGCGCAGGCGCTGCAGGTTGCCTTGGAGCAAAGCGACGTGGTCTTTCTCTCCGGCGGCAGCTCCAAGGGGACGCGCGATCATACCATCGCCGCCCTGGAGGCACTCGCCGGAGCGGAGATCCTCTGCCACGGGGTGCGCATCAGCCCCGGCAAACCGACCATCCTGGCCCGGGTGGGAGAAAAAGCGGTGGTGGGACTCCCTGGCCAGGTCGGCTCGGCCCAGGTGGTGATGACCGTGCTGGGGCAGCCCTTCCTCCGCCACCTCGCCGGCGACCGCGAGGCCTTTGCCGAGCGGCTGCGGCCGCTGCACCGGGCGCGCCTCGCCCGCAACCTCGAATCGCGGCAGGGGAGGGAGGACTTCGTCCGGGTCCGCCTGGAGCCGGCCGCAGGCGGCCTCCCTTTGGCCCAACCGGTCCTCGGCAAGTCGGGGCTGCTGCGCACCCTGCTGCAGAGCGACGGCCTTCTCGTCATTCCGGCCGATGTGGAGGGCTTCCGGGAGGGGCAGGAAGTTGACGTCTGGATTCTCTGA